In the Anastrepha obliqua isolate idAnaObli1 chromosome 1, idAnaObli1_1.0, whole genome shotgun sequence genome, one interval contains:
- the LOC129235488 gene encoding membrane-bound alkaline phosphatase-like, producing the protein MSHTRRALFYATVVCILLAAQALPPCARDDEECRDSRMHPDLEEPTGRVFARKFDGDDTNDYWRNQGKEFIKAKLAEKRNTNKAKNVILFLGDGMGITTHSAARNLIGGEEQYFSFEKFPYTGLSKTYAIDRIVPDSANTATAYLCGVKAMEGTIGVSGQVEREDCEAMLNTSTHVYSIAKWAMDAGKSAGVVTTTRITHASPAGVYAHIAERDWEDDSEVKQSCGDNTNVKDIAYQLIHGEVGSKLSLMMGGGKRHFVDPKIYENGTRSDGLNLIEQYQELSAQNAYVESRAELNNLNFTNVERVLGIFADSHLKYHLETDESSVQPTLEEMTRKAIEFLSRNEQGYFIFIEGGRIDTAHHDNMARIALDEVVEFSKAIQAARDLTNEEDTLIVVTADHSHSFSYSGYPYRGNDIFARTPANPVDKIPYMTLSYANGPGYETFYDVVNKVRRDPTTLITGDIYDAFPATAPLDSETHGGDDVAVFASGPWSHLFTGTYEQNTIPHLMAYASCLSDGLTTCSNAEK; encoded by the exons ATGTCGCATACGAGACGCGCACTTTTCTACGCAACTGTCGTTTGTATTCTTCTCGCGGCACAGGCGCTGCCGCCTTGCGCACGTGACGATGAGGAATGTCGTGACAGTCGCATGCATCCGGACCTTGAAGAGCCCACCGGTCGTGTATTTGCACGCAAATTTGATGGCGATGACACCAACGATTACTGGCGCAATCAGGGTAAAGAATTCATCAAGGCTAAGCTCGCTGAAAAACGAAATACCAACAAGGCAAAGAATGTGATTTTATTCTTGGGCGATGGCATGGGCATTACCACACACTCCGCAGCACGAAACCTTATCGGTGGTGAGGAGCAGTACTTCTCCTTCGAGAAGTTTCCATACACAGGTCTATCGAAGACATACGCAATCGATCGCATTGTACCCGACTCTGCGAATACCGCCACCGCCTACTTGTGCGGCGTCAAAGCCATGGAGGGCACAATTGGTGTGAGCGGTCAGGTAGAGCGCGAAGACTGTGAAGCTATGTTGAACACCAGCACGCACGTCTACTCGATCGCCAAATGGGCAATGGATGCCGGAAAGTCGGCTGGTGTTGTGACGACCACAAGAATTACGCACGCTTCACCTGCGGGCGTCTATGCTCACATTGCCGAACGCGATTGGGAAGATGACAGTGAGGTGAAACAGTCCTGTGGCGACAACACCAACGTAAAGGACATAGCATATCAGCTAATACACGGTGAAGTGGGCAGCAAGCTTTCACTTATGATGGGCGGTGGCAAGCGACATTTTGTAGACCCCAAAATTTATGAGAACGGCACCCGCAGCGATGGGCTAAATCTGATCGAGCAATACCAAGAGCTAAGCGCACAGAATGCGTACGTTGAATCGCGCGCTGAACTTAATAACTTGAACTTCACCAATGTAGAGCGTGTATTGGGTATTTTTGCTGATAGCCACTTGAAATATCACTTGGAAACTGACGAAAGCTCAGTGCAGCCCACACTGGAGGAGATGACACGCAAAGCGATTGAGTTTTTGAGTCGCAACGAGCAGGGCTACTTCATTTTCATCGAAGGTGGACGCATCGATACAGCGCACCATGACAATATGGCACGCATTGCGCTCGACGAGGTGGTTGAGTTCTCAAAAGCCATACAGGCGGCACGCGATTTGACCAACGAAGAGGACACCTTGATTGTGGTAACAGCCGATCATTCGCATTCATTCAGCTATTCCGGCTATCCA TACCGTGGCAATGACATCTTTGCACGCACACCCGCAAATCCCGTAGACAAAATACCGTACATGACTTTGAGCTATGCAAATGGTCCGGGTTATGAGACATTCTATGACGTCGTGAATAAGGTGCGCCGCGATCCAACAACACTCATAACAGGCGATATATACGACGCGTTTCCCGCTACCGCACCACTTGACTCGGAGACGCATGGGGGTGATGATGTGGCTGTATTCGCTTCAGGTCCCTGGTCTCACTTGTTTACTGGCACTTATGAGCAAAACACCATTCCACATTTGATGGCTTACGCCTCGTGCTTATCGGACGGCCTAACCACTTGTTCGAATGCGGAAAAGTAG